The window CTGGCGAGCTGGCAGTCGCGTTCAGCCGCGGTGCGGAGCGGTGTCAGATGGAAGCGCGTATTGGGCTGCTCTGGAACCAACCTTTTTATGCCTTCAAGTATATCATAAGTAGAGAGTACACTTTTGACAAGCCAATCCAGAAAAGAGAACCATGCAAGATTCCGAAGCAATCTCACGCTTGAAACAAGGCGATCTCAGCGGTTTAGAGTCTCTAGTGAAAAAATATCAGGTGAAAGCACTACGAACCGCCTATCTGATCGTCCAAGATTATGATCTAGCCGAGGATGTCGTTCAAGATGCTTTCTTGCGGGCATATGAGCGGATTAATCAATATGATGCGAAGCGTCCCTTCGGACCATGGTTTTTCCGCATTGTGATAAACATCGCTAAGCGCATTGCTACGCAGCGAGAACGGCATATCCATTTGGATGCTGTGAGTGCCAATGCAGAGACTGCTATTGATGAGCTGCTGGCCGACTTGAAATCTGATCCTGAAGTCATAGTGGAGCAACATGACATACACCGTACTGTTTGGGTGGCTTTAGGTAGACTTTCACCGATGCAACGGGCTGTAATTATTCAACGCTACTACCTGGATATGAGTGAGAAAGACATCGCTGCCCATTCTGGAGTTCCCCTTGGCACTCTCAAGTGGCGATTGCATACGGCTCGTGAACAATTACGTGCCTGGCTAAGTCACCTATGGCTTATCGGTGCGTGCAACCAACATAAAGAAGGAGATTGAACCATGAAGAAACAGGAACTGCGACAAATACTGCACGAGATTGCCATGCAGGCTGTGCCATCGAATCGCGACGTGTGGCCTATGCTTCGGGAACGTCTAACTGCTCAGCCACAGCCCATGCAACGGGCGCGGTTACTTCCTGCTACTCGATTAGCGTGGCTGGGCTTTGTCGTTACAATTCTGTTTGTCTTCAGCATAACCGTCTATGCTGCCGAACCCTGGCTCAATCGCCTGTTTGAAAAGGATGAGCGATTGCAACATATTGATTTAAATCTAAGGCGCTCGCTTAATCTGAGTCAAACGATTGAGAACGTCACTGTTACAGTAGAATGGGCTTACGCCGACGCCGACCGGGCACTAATCGGATATACTATTCGCTCTTCCGATGGGAAACGCTTTGATCCGTACCAGGAGACGTTAACGGAGAAGGGAGATGTCACGTTGCCGCGGCAAGGTGGTTACGGGATCACGGGCCAATCTGATATTTTACAAGTAAACCTGCCAGCAGGTGAAGGCGCTTATGTTGCGATTTTCAACAATATATCAGCATCTCGCACGCTCATTGTGCAGTTTAAGGTATATGCACAAGAACTCGCGTTGCCTTCAAATGCTGCGCCTA of the Chloroflexaceae bacterium genome contains:
- a CDS encoding sigma-70 family RNA polymerase sigma factor, with translation MQDSEAISRLKQGDLSGLESLVKKYQVKALRTAYLIVQDYDLAEDVVQDAFLRAYERINQYDAKRPFGPWFFRIVINIAKRIATQRERHIHLDAVSANAETAIDELLADLKSDPEVIVEQHDIHRTVWVALGRLSPMQRAVIIQRYYLDMSEKDIAAHSGVPLGTLKWRLHTAREQLRAWLSHLWLIGACNQHKEGD
- a CDS encoding DUF4179 domain-containing protein, with translation MKKQELRQILHEIAMQAVPSNRDVWPMLRERLTAQPQPMQRARLLPATRLAWLGFVVTILFVFSITVYAAEPWLNRLFEKDERLQHIDLNLRRSLNLSQTIENVTVTVEWAYADADRALIGYTIRSSDGKRFDPYQETLTEKGDVTLPRQGGYGITGQSDILQVNLPAGEGAYVAIFNNISASRTLIVQFKVYAQELALPSNAAPTADTTETAIVLTPVPVGRMIGPFTFDFDVPVVLSKQLR